The genomic stretch GCCTCATAAATTACTCGTaagcagcgatattctatggtacacttaaggacggtgcctactattgtttttgcgcatacattctgcgttcgagatactcgggtttccaaTCGGTGATGCCTActtacagggatatttttgcacggtttaaaactatccagagaaagcagatcttaaggcccgtgcaaacgctcgcaacattgttgggcccaacatgttgcgagcgtttgcacacatgttgtgtgttgttgcgagttgttggatgaagtttgaaactggtcaaacttcatccaacaagtcgcaacaacacacaacatgtgtgcaaacgctcgcaacatgttgggcccaacaatgttgcgtcttgttggccaacaatgttgcgagcgtttgcacgggcttTTAGTGAAGAAAAATTGGGgacaaccatgcatttttgagagagaattaagcttcaatttgagaaagccatacatggctttgtattttaaagctttttacaaatattattcatgaattatctttgaaaaatgcgtggtttcctccattttctttttggatttcaataacacttgttgagatctacatttcctgcataatcgcacatcggggcaaaaatatatttaattagttggcaccgtccttaaataaatgtttttttgagaaaggcggtgtcttgatcttcagtggtatagcggaaagaagcggttcctataggaccctattgctggttttcactcgagtgatcaacagccatgtttttcaacgaaaacaaaaggaagcgtttgcataataatagagttaaattcccggaggatttggtcggggcaccgacatggccgccttttctttgttcagggcaccaacatggcggtcatgacgtcatgtgaaaaccgagaatagagTAGAAACTACGGGTTCAAATCCGATACACGGGTATGATTTTTCGTATTTTCTTTGCTACCACAAGGCCTGGGACACGAAGTGTccaaaattcacgataatagtgaaCTCAAAGGAAATTAATAATTCAGGATAGAACGTGAAGACTCAGTAGCTCTCTAATTCTCTTCAAGAGAGGATGAAGTAAGGGAGTTGTGCCGGAaggggaatatgcagtgtccctaagagcatttgaaaacaatagtttatgaaaaatttgggggggaaacaaagtgtattatggggaattcgaaaatagagaatgccccatcatagtttttaaaatctatttttagttttcgccacaggtagcccaagctcggtatacaatttatagactttgtatgggaaaactAACTGTGAGCTTGTagatgctaaaataagctgtaaatgtagaaataaacttcacttacctccaTGTACTGTTTTCCTCAtctttctgtgcaatcggagagcaaactgtgtccgttttagacgagTTAGTGGCTtgcgaatttttacgatgctgacgatgtcgttagttgtcatttcccttctttaagagaagaaaggctggtgacacCCGGCGATCTCGTCCaacaaattgctctcgcatcgCAAAGCAACGAtccgaatcgccataaaaacaccacagccttaaggccagataaatttcctatcacatcaactccgCTCCGGGATCATAcagcgatttttggcggataaattccaagCAATGTTCGGCTTTCTATGATCTTTCCATGCGCTCGGCTAGATGTGTGGGTACagccgttatagcttgatggcgatcgtaTTACATGCTGTACTCTTATTggccaagtgtttcaaattgtcagcatttagcatttataagctcaaaattaattttcccatacaaggTCTATAAATCGTAAACCGAGCTTGGGCTGTCTGTggtttcgcaaagctattttaagttctaaacagagttaactgaatagagtgtaatgtgaagtgctatatgtcaatcccatatgaaccatgtgagcgttagccctactgatggaaatgggcccacacaaggccagagaaaaactctgaccggggtgggtcgtgggttcatttcccaccctggtcagagtttttctctggccttgtgtgggcccatttccatcagtagggctaacgctcacatggttcatatgggattgacatatagcacttcacattacactctattcagttaactctgtttaaaatataagtgctacacggccaacgtttgtataaacgtaactttTCCTTGTATTTTAAGTTCTAGTTCCCAATGCCGCGCATATTTAAAAACTCAGTACGTCAATACAACTGGCTcatcaggtgcctctctaaaaaatAACTGCGGGGCTAAAATTGGATTTTATAAAAACTATCATCCGTTCTCTTACTTCATCCTCTTGTTCCCTACTCGATTCTGCCTACTTACACGCGACTCTTTCTGTAGCGTACAACTGTTGTATTTAGATTGCTCTAATATGACTTTATTTGACCGGCCGACCCAGAATGAGGAAACGTATTCGTTGGTAAACGGAGAAAAATAGGGACGGCCTTCAATAAGAAATCCTCCTTTTCCCTTCgtaatgttttcctttcatggaAACCAGAACCTTATGAGAAGAATGACccttgatcattgctagggtcACGTCAGGTGGTCGTTTTCGTGTGAAAGCAAAATGATTCTTCCCGCTGTTTTTCTTGTTAATGCAACTGGGTTTATTTCAATCCACCACCACCACAGTCTGGTGCATCAGCATGGATCATGAGAAGAATTTTCACGATTCATACGTTGCAGCCTCACCGTTTCCCTAGGGTAAACGGAGGACAGACATACTCGGTTCTGCCTCCTGCCGCTCGGCTTTTGGTGCTTCTGATCTTCTTATGTCTTGTTTACTCCTACCGACGCATGTTCGACGGTGAACAAAATCACCACATTCTTCTTTCGTGGAAACCAAATGATCCTTGatgtgaagaaaacaaaatgattcttcCCACTGTTTTTATTAGCAATCCCGCTGTGTTATGAACAGACTACAATTGTAGCTGGTGTATCATGTACATAGACTGTTCACGATTAGCCACACCATTCCCAGCAGACCCCTCTCACCCTCCCCCCGATGAAAAACGGTCCACCGTCAGAGGGAAGTGACGGTTACATCTAAGCCAGAGTTATTCTTGCAAACGGGAAGTATTGTAGTGAAATTTAAGTCTTTCAGAGAAAGCTAACAGCACCAACAGCAACGGATGGCACCCTGATTGGATATGAGAGGCTTTGCGCGGTCCCTCTTCACCTGTCCTTTTCGCGGAGTAGCCTCCGAGAGGGCTGGGAACCAACACAACGAGGTGTCAATGTCGGCTCCAGCAGTAGTTTGGCATTTCAACCTTGTTTTTTCATGGCAGAAAATTTGAGATGGCTGCAAGCTTGCTTGAAAAGTTAaagatttattttgttgtcatcGCTGCAACGTCGGTAGTTGCAGGGATCTCACTAATGTATCTATGTTCGCATAAAAACTGCGGAGGATCAATAACATTTGGACGAAACTCAACTGcgtcagaaaatattaaattcaATCATCACGCGATAGTAAAGAGCTATCCCTTCAACTTGGAAGGAGCGGATATAATCGTCTTTCTACACATGCAAAAGACTGGGGGAACGAAGTTTGGAAAGCACTTGGTCAATAACTTGAACATCAAGTCTCCGTGTGATTGTATTCCTAAGAAGAAGAAATGCACATGTCATAGACCAAACTCAGATAAGACGTGGCTGTTTTCTAGGTATTCCTTAGGTTGGCCCTGTGGCTTACATGCCGATTGGACAGAATTACGAGCCTGTGTTCCAGGGTACATGAATCGCGTCGAAGGGAAGAGGAAAAGTCGTAAATATCTGTACATAACAATTCTACGCGAGCCTGTAGCACGATGCATGAGCGAGTTCCGTTGTTATCAGCGTGGAGCAACTTGGAAAACTTCCTTACATATGTGTAATGGAAGAGTTGCTACTAAAGAGGAACTACCACCCTGTTTTACAGGGGACAATTGGGTTGATGTAACGCTATCAGATTTCCTGAATTGCTCATCAAATCTCGCTTTCAATAGACAGACTCGTATGCTCGCAGACTTGAAGCTTGTTGGTTGCTATGACTTGAGCATAATGCCGCGAGAGCGAAGAGACGAGATTTTGTTACAAAGTGCTAAAAGGAATCTAGAAAGTATGGCTTATTTTGCTCTTGTAGAGTATCAAAAAGAGAGTCAATATTTGTTTGAGAAGACGTTTGGGATGAAGTTTCGTAAACCTTTCGTTCAAGTCAGCGAGGAAGACACAATAGCATTTGGTGTAGGCCTTGGAGATGAAGATCTAAGTCGCGTTCAAGAACTTAATTATCTGGATACTGAGCTGTATTCCTTTGCTAAAAGGTTGTTTTTTGAAAgactgaaacattttaaaagaactGACGAAGAAATTACAAATACAGAGGCAATTTAAACGTGTTCCCCGCTAAGTTTTTCAAAGCAAGATAAACAAAGCCAGATCAAAGAGGAACCCTTTTAGAGTTCCAGAGACGTCTATAACagcaggagtacccaacgagaAGAATTTCAAAAGCCGtgttacaaaaaaagaaaacaacttatttttagaagcagattcccttctttgaaaaattcagtcCGGTTGAGATTTAGAGTTTTAAGAAAAACTTCCAGTAATTTATATCCACCATCGTTTCCACAGCAAAAGAACAGTagttataaattattgtaaaagcGGGTGGGTAATAAAAGGCGTACTGAGATAAAAAGACCCTTTTGTTCCCTttatatccccccccccccccccaaaaaaaggaaCAACCAAGAAAGGTAAAACTATTGTAAATAACACAACACGTaagcaaacaaacaatgaaatgcAGTTTTTAAGCTAGAAAAGGATGCCAAGAAGGTTTTAATGACCAACACGTTACTGGATGGCAGTCAAGAAGCCACATATGCAacaattaaatatttcttttattgaaaataatttcatttagGTCTTTTACAAGGACTACGATGTTGTTCTTGCACTAATCAACATTTTTCTCTTAGCTGTAATACTCTTATGTGCCATAGTTGTTAGCACCTTCAAAGGTATAATTCCCCCTCTGTCCTCCACCTGATCCACCCCTCCCTCTCCATTTCcctccaccaccaccaccaccaccaccgccTCCTTCACCTCCAGTGCTATTGTTCCACCCTGAGAAATTGAACAAAGAAGGGATACACAACTTTAGGTAACAAGTCCTGGGCAACagccaaaaaaaattgtattgtatttataaCAGTTACAAGCAAAAACTAGTGAATTCACTCACCACCTTGCACCTTTCCTCCTCTCCCTCCACGACCACCTAAGTAGAGATTCATTAAACACAATGAAGAGTAGTTTTTACAAATTCCACACACAAGAAGTATGTGTCTGAAACTGCATAAGAGAGGAAGTCAGCAGAAATACAGTGTTTATGATTCTAACACCATCTGTATACCTATGTAAATAATGGGATGGTCCAAATGTTATGCTAATGATGTATTCTGCAGccaaataataatataattatatatttaggcaagcctaaaagtggagcttcTGGGTTATTTACAGTGCAATAAGTTAACCTGAATTGGGCCTGTAATCCAAtcaaaacccagtacctggttagtggtcaacttaaaaaaaagagaaaacagctgacctcaatgagctctaaacttgagcccacaatatggtcacatgatactggtcacattggaatacatggaggggtggacgtacggtcACATGGTGACCAAAACCAGATTTTCTCGCACATATTGTTTACCATATTTTGTGACCAATGAAGCTCTGCACGCACGCCTTTGGCAAGCGGAGTCCCGCTATAATATTACAGACTGACTATACCTTATCAACCTTCATATTACACATTTGTTTAACAAGGCAAGGTGACTACTCCATAGTTTGGAACTGTATGAAAAAGTAATATGGGCCCGAGGCAATTCAGGATTAATTTCACACATATTTtaaaagttttcacaaaattgcctgAGTCACGATGTGATGACCGTTGGTCCCTGGGAGCTTCTGTTCTCTTTTTAAAGGATGGCATTTCTATGGGTGGTGCTACATTTGATGGCCTTCCACCTCTGTCA from Montipora capricornis isolate CH-2021 chromosome 12, ASM3666992v2, whole genome shotgun sequence encodes the following:
- the LOC138026226 gene encoding heparan-sulfate 6-O-sulfotransferase 1-B-like, translated to MAASLLEKLKIYFVVIAATSVVAGISLMYLCSHKNCGGSITFGRNSTASENIKFNHHAIVKSYPFNLEGADIIVFLHMQKTGGTKFGKHLVNNLNIKSPCDCIPKKKKCTCHRPNSDKTWLFSRYSLGWPCGLHADWTELRACVPGYMNRVEGKRKSRKYLYITILREPVARCMSEFRCYQRGATWKTSLHMCNGRVATKEELPPCFTGDNWVDVTLSDFLNCSSNLAFNRQTRMLADLKLVGCYDLSIMPRERRDEILLQSAKRNLESMAYFALVEYQKESQYLFEKTFGMKFRKPFVQVSEEDTIAFGVGLGDEDLSRVQELNYLDTELYSFAKRLFFERLKHFKRTDEEITNTEAI